The sequence CTATcaaatgattaaataaaagaatATAATTGTTTGATAAGTCATCTGGACATAATTTAAGGAGTATATCAAAGGAAACGGGGTGCTGAATGGTTAAAAGAGTATTTTCAGCTCTAAATGATTTCGCACAGAAATGCATTGAATTGATTCAGCATTCAATGCTCAATCTTTCAATTAAGAGGCAATCAAACGCACCCTAATTAACATGCTATCTCCTACCGTTCATTTTATCGCAGCTAATTATCTTAAACCAGTTATTCAAATTCGTATAATCACTTTGAAAAATGAAAAGCACATCCAAACACCCCCTCACATTGAGAATTAGTTAGGTTGACCCTGAAAGTCAAACAACAGTATGATAGTCAGTAGTAGCATTTTAGTTAAAGTACTTACAAAGCCCCAGCCGCTTTTCGTGAATTCTTGGCCAACAACTTGAAACCTGCAGTTGTTTGAAAGAAAAAGATCGATGTAAGGCCGTTCATCAACAATGGCAGCAACAACTCCGGCCTCAAGTTTCTCAGCGTATTCTTGGGGCGAACCAAGAGCAACAAGTCTCGATTTTCGTATGTTGAGTTCTTCCATTAAATAATTTTCAGCAAATGATCCAACTTGAAACCCGATACGTTCATTGGTTGTGATCAGTGACTCGATTCCTCTTATCGGTGATGAAAGTTGTTGCACAGTTAAAATTGATGTGAGGCTAGCAGTGTAACTTGAGTTGATAATTAAAACTACAAAAAGCCAGATGAAAAGAACCATACGACCAAGGGTGCTCACTGTGTTTTCTCCTGCAAATTATAGGTGGCCAAATGGGCGGGTCAGATATAAAACAAAAATTAAGTATACTGGTGAAAATTGCCACACCTAGAATATAATTTTTGAGGGTCAGGGATTTAAAACTTACTGTGTGAGAAAAACATAGTTGACAAAGTAAACCTGCAAAACAAGAAAATATGAGGAACAAATAACACAGTTGGCCCATACCAAAAATGACCCATTAAACATGTTACACACCCACCCATCTTGCCACTGTAAACAAACTCATAATTCAAACTCCTTACCATAAGATGGTAACCAACTGTTGTTTGGGTGGGCCCCTAAAGTCATCGTTCAGCCTGTGTTCGAGTATCCACACTACAGCTCCAACAACGATGAAGAACAGTGCGGTAACTGCCCACATCAGTGGAGTGAAAGGTCTCAAGAAGGCCCAAGCGCTCGACTCTATTTTCTTTATGGGGACCACTACAACTAAACCCGACTCTATATATGGTTGTGTGAAGTCCACAACCTTTGTTCGGTTCGTCACAATTGCAATATCACCGACCGCAGCATCAAACTCCTGCAATATGTACATATCATCATtgcaattaaaaaaaaataaaaaaatttaccaACAACAGCATAAGATAATAGGAGTATATTACAAGATGTAAATACAATGACGTTTTTACTTACGTTGTATGCAACTTTATTCACCAGCTCGGTGTAGCTTGGGTTTTCGTGACCGTTTCCAAACTTGATAAACTCATAAGGAACTGGATAACCAATTAATTTTCTGGCTGCGAGAAAAACGTCTATGCTAAATCCATGAATTTCATCTGAACCGTTAACTTGTGTAACAAAATCTTTAAAACTAACTCTCAACGGAACTCCAATTCGTAACGGTCTTCCGTTATTTGAAAATTCCCATCCACGAGGCTTATCTTTTGTGTTTCCAGGCCATACTACACTTTTCAAACGTTGACTAGCAAACGAACGATTGGCTGGTTGTGTATAAAGACTCTCTGGAGTTTGAACCGATAGCCCAGAATGGTTCGACCAGTATCCAATAACCCAACCCTGACTCCCAACGATGTTGATTACATCGAAAGAAGGGTTCACTAACGACTGGTCAGGACTGAACCAAATGGGCCCGGTCAAACCAGTCATATTTGTTTGCAACAAATTGCTACGCAATTGTTGTCCCCCGTCAAAATAACTAAGTGCTCCAAGATTTAAACCTTTTGTTCCCTTTAAATCACTCAAACGAGAATCATACGAGAAAGAAATATTGCCGCCTTCGTTGAAAAACTTGTCGATTGCACGTGCAATCATCCAAACGGTATCATAAGCATATAGACCATACGGGTTCAACCCAATAGACCCATTACTCAAATTCTTCCATCGGCTCAAAAACTCTCTTTTTTTATAAGAATCTGGTACATGGGGCCGAAGCGTTAGAACTCCTTGTAAAAAAGATGCATTATTAGACGAAATACCAATCGAATCCAAGACCGTTGATAACGAAGTCGTTGCAATCCAAACATACCCTTTTCTCATCATACCAAGAGTCTTAGCGGTCTCAAAAACCGAAAGTCCCGTTTTAGAATAAGTATGTACAACGATGACCCTAGATTCCATTGACCTCACTTTGACTAATGCATCATGTATATCTTTCGGATATAAAGACGAGTCTGGTGGTAATGGTGCTTTATAAGAGAGCTTACAACGCTTTTCTGAAAGCACATCACCTAATGTGTATATACTGTTTCTAAATTGGTCATCATCGGTGAATATTGCACTTACTTCACTATAACCGAAATAGCTTATTATTTCAGCAATGGCAGTCATTTGATAAAGATCGTTAGGGGCTGTTTGGATGAAGTAAGGGTACTGAAGAGGTGAAAGTGAAGGGTCTAATGCTGTGAACGACAAAAACGGGACGTGGAGTTCATCTGCAAGATTTGAAAGTACGTGGGCCATTACCGAACTTTGTGGACCGATGACTGCCACGATGTCAGCCTCCATGTACTTCAATGCTGAAAAACGTAAAGTATGAAACAACTAAATATACCGCATATGTATGCATGAGATTTACAAGCCTACCAAGGTGGAaatttcaacccatttacttaGAAAGGGTTACTTTGGGGAGTCTTTTATTTCTAAGCGGCCAAATCACTAATATAAATCTTTTTGCCTAATAGAGAACGGGTCGACAAGGTTTAAAATCCTCCAAACCATTTATCAGAAATCTTATTAGTACCAATATTTAAGCCATCTTTATATATGACCTCTAAAAATTAGAACCAAACTCATTTCAGCTCAAATCAACCCAACTTGTATAGAAAATTTCATTTTAAACCCGAAGCTACGTTTTTGACATTATACCTAACTCATCCGACCGCCATTATACTCAGATTATTGCCCATTATACCAGCATGAAATATAAGAGTAAAATAAAAAGTCTATAGATAATTTCGCTTATCCTTTAGTGAGTAAGAAGCAAAAGTATGCTACACAAACATTATAACTATAATTAATTGTTCAAAAAAAGTACTAAGAAATCACTAATCACTTATCATTTGAACAAGActgatttcatatttcaaaattCAATCTCAATAGGACTgaattcaaaatttaaaatatcTATAAATTAAATGAATTTCAAAGCAGTAACTTTACCCCCAACAATGCTGAGAAAACTACTGTAATTTGCATCATAAATTGTAAGGCTTAACAATTTTCCAGGTAAAATGGTGGGATCAGAGTTGATATCATCAACAGCAGTATTCATAGCAATGGTTGAAACCCTCCCATTGATGCTTTTAGAGATTAAAATGGCTCCAATGTTAACCGTATCGGTATCCGAATTTACATCTGAGAATGTTCCACTAACTAACAAGATACACACAATCAATAACATCACTAAACTCCTCATATCAAGATAATCGATATGAACAGGGAAAATAGTACAAAATAGTGATATGAACAAAAGGGTAGTTTTGAAATCAAGAAAAATTTAAAGGGTATAAAAAAGAGCACAATTAAGAGCATCTTGAACTGAAAAGAACAAACCCATCAAAGAAAGTTAGCATCTTTTTCATGAAAACAGGCATATGAGTGTTTATTCAAGAAGAAGTGGAAGTAAAGTTATTGAAATTTATGTGTGGGTCGATGATATTAGCATATTAGCATGTGAGAAAAGGAACTGGGGCAGCTTTTAATGAAGAAATTTACAGGCAAATTGAAAGGCTTCAAAATCTTGAAGTTGAGAGGAGGGGTAATGGGGTTGTTGAATATTGAATGTGTTTgtgtgaaaaatcttgatgagtttGTGGATGGGTCTGGGTTACCACTTACCACTAGAAGTAGTTTATTAGTGGAGTTGAGGGATCTCTATTGGTTTTCTTCCTAGTTTTCCTAGCCTTTTTTTTCTCTATTGGTTATTcagtttattatatttaattaactatttatttattaattaattaattagaaaGGAGA comes from Rutidosis leptorrhynchoides isolate AG116_Rl617_1_P2 chromosome 4, CSIRO_AGI_Rlap_v1, whole genome shotgun sequence and encodes:
- the LOC139845054 gene encoding glutamate receptor 3.2-like isoform X2 — its product is MPVFMKKMLTFFDGGTFSDVNSDTDTVNIGAILISKSINGRVSTIAMNTAVDDINSDPTILPGKLLSLTIYDANYSSFLSIVGALKYMEADIVAVIGPQSSVMAHVLSNLADELHVPFLSFTALDPSLSPLQYPYFIQTAPNDLYQMTAIAEIISYFGYSEVSAIFTDDDQFRNSIYTLGDVLSEKRCKLSYKAPLPPDSSLYPKDIHDALVKVRSMESRVIVVHTYSKTGLSVFETAKTLGMMRKGYVWIATTSLSTVLDSIGISSNNASFLQGVLTLRPHVPDSYKKREFLSRWKNLSNGSIGLNPYGLYAYDTVWMIARAIDKFFNEGGNISFSYDSRLSDLKGTKGLNLGALSYFDGGQQLRSNLLQTNMTGLTGPIWFSPDQSLVNPSFDVINIVGSQGWVIGYWSNHSGLSVQTPESLYTQPANRSFASQRLKSVVWPGNTKDKPRGWEFSNNGRPLRIGVPLRVSFKDFVTQVNGSDEIHGFSIDVFLAARKLIGYPVPYEFIKFGNGHENPSYTELVNKVAYNEFDAAVGDIAIVTNRTKVVDFTQPYIESGLVVVVPIKKIESSAWAFLRPFTPLMWAVTALFFIVVGAVVWILEHRLNDDFRGPPKQQLVTILWFTLSTMFFSHRENTVSTLGRMVLFIWLFVVLIINSSYTASLTSILTVQQLSSPIRGIESLITTNERIGFQVGSFAENYLMEELNIRKSRLVALGSPQEYAEKLEAGVVAAIVDERPYIDLFLSNNCRFQVVGQEFTKSGWGFAFPRDSPLAVDMSTAILTLSENGELQRIHDYWLKRKTCSPQSSDSDQLQLESFWGLFLIFGVVCSVAILIYMCVTLREFGKHHTELLEPSPKKGSHSVRLQKFLSFADEKEEVSKKKLKRKRDMSISGVSGREVDSRNWSNRIQAEVDDD
- the LOC139845054 gene encoding glutamate receptor 3.2-like isoform X1, which translates into the protein MRSLVMLLIVCILLVSGTFSDVNSDTDTVNIGAILISKSINGRVSTIAMNTAVDDINSDPTILPGKLLSLTIYDANYSSFLSIVGALKYMEADIVAVIGPQSSVMAHVLSNLADELHVPFLSFTALDPSLSPLQYPYFIQTAPNDLYQMTAIAEIISYFGYSEVSAIFTDDDQFRNSIYTLGDVLSEKRCKLSYKAPLPPDSSLYPKDIHDALVKVRSMESRVIVVHTYSKTGLSVFETAKTLGMMRKGYVWIATTSLSTVLDSIGISSNNASFLQGVLTLRPHVPDSYKKREFLSRWKNLSNGSIGLNPYGLYAYDTVWMIARAIDKFFNEGGNISFSYDSRLSDLKGTKGLNLGALSYFDGGQQLRSNLLQTNMTGLTGPIWFSPDQSLVNPSFDVINIVGSQGWVIGYWSNHSGLSVQTPESLYTQPANRSFASQRLKSVVWPGNTKDKPRGWEFSNNGRPLRIGVPLRVSFKDFVTQVNGSDEIHGFSIDVFLAARKLIGYPVPYEFIKFGNGHENPSYTELVNKVAYNEFDAAVGDIAIVTNRTKVVDFTQPYIESGLVVVVPIKKIESSAWAFLRPFTPLMWAVTALFFIVVGAVVWILEHRLNDDFRGPPKQQLVTILWFTLSTMFFSHRENTVSTLGRMVLFIWLFVVLIINSSYTASLTSILTVQQLSSPIRGIESLITTNERIGFQVGSFAENYLMEELNIRKSRLVALGSPQEYAEKLEAGVVAAIVDERPYIDLFLSNNCRFQVVGQEFTKSGWGFAFPRDSPLAVDMSTAILTLSENGELQRIHDYWLKRKTCSPQSSDSDQLQLESFWGLFLIFGVVCSVAILIYMCVTLREFGKHHTELLEPSPKKGSHSVRLQKFLSFADEKEEVSKKKLKRKRDMSISGVSGREVDSRNWSNRIQAEVDDD